From a region of the Burkholderia lata genome:
- a CDS encoding VC0807 family protein, with amino-acid sequence MKPRAGLILELFVNLVLPWVAYRAAQPYFGETGALYASAVPPIIWSIVEFIRSRRVDAVAAIVLLGIALSIIGMALGGSPRTLLMRESLASGTIGVVFLLSLFRERPLIFYLARATIAREMDGGAAHFEAVWNAQPGLRRMLRRMTFVWGAFMTLEMLLRLWMVVTWPVERVLVVSPVMGYTVFGCLLLWTFWYRRRMRERNSVHIPGRDGVTETAGR; translated from the coding sequence GTGAAACCGCGAGCCGGACTGATTCTCGAACTCTTCGTCAACCTGGTGCTGCCCTGGGTTGCCTACCGGGCCGCGCAGCCGTATTTCGGCGAAACCGGTGCGCTGTATGCGTCGGCGGTCCCGCCGATCATCTGGTCGATCGTCGAATTCATCCGCTCGCGCCGTGTCGACGCGGTGGCGGCCATCGTGCTGCTCGGCATCGCGCTGTCGATCATCGGGATGGCGCTCGGCGGCAGCCCGCGCACGCTGCTGATGCGCGAATCGCTCGCGTCGGGCACGATCGGCGTCGTGTTCCTGCTGTCGCTGTTCCGCGAACGCCCGCTGATCTTCTATCTCGCCCGCGCCACCATAGCCCGTGAGATGGATGGCGGCGCCGCGCATTTCGAAGCCGTCTGGAACGCCCAGCCGGGGCTGCGGCGGATGCTCCGGCGAATGACGTTCGTGTGGGGCGCGTTCATGACGCTGGAAATGCTGCTGCGCCTCTGGATGGTCGTGACCTGGCCGGTCGAACGCGTGCTGGTCGTGTCGCCGGTCATGGGCTACACGGTGTTCGGCTGTCTACTGCTGTGGACATTCTGGTACCGGCGGCGGATGCGCGAGCGTAACAGCGTCCACATTCCGGGCCGCGACGGCGTCACCGAAACCGCCGGCCGCTGA
- a CDS encoding sensor histidine kinase produces MNRSFSFSRERAYNIRSLTIQQKTHIGFALVTTLLALLCGTIIWGSLRQYRQENADLQSFEFVRGAMSAANVISAERGPTNDLLVRLQDDGASEVRKLLAARVRSDQALERFRAGIVQATVLDDRERSNLLHALDSVRITLADARTEVDALDARPLATRSVHDIQHAQARLFRIVDTLSLLIDGAMTDTAMRDPRTSGAILLARLLGDLREYAGRTGSLLIAPMFARQALDRTQFADIMRIRGRIEQLRALIDGSIGAQLDDPDVAREYAELNGAFDAHILPLVDATVASGKNGAYAMSAADFSRAIVPHFRSSELLRDRVIDLARRRAIGDRHTARIKVALSAFATTLCIAILASLARGMQRLLSKPLDALGHRIVALSDGDTSHVAMPRGIGPEITRIHDALETLRNATIRRDMLERQRNDMLTLFSHDMRAPLTSLIILIDTHARRVGEAQMKQQFARIGKLARHTLAMADGFAQLSRAEASDYERVPVNLADLMNEARDAVWPLAHRKSMSIDDVPRRDDAIVLGDPALLSRALINLLDNAIKYSASLTSVECKVEPGADGKTVRCTIRDSGCGIGSADQTRLFERYRRFHTAGQPETSGVGLGMAFVKAVVERHEGTIHVHSVVLQGTTVTITLPAAALP; encoded by the coding sequence CGTCACCACGCTGCTGGCCTTGCTGTGCGGCACGATCATCTGGGGGAGTCTCCGGCAATACCGGCAGGAGAACGCCGACCTGCAGAGCTTCGAATTCGTCCGTGGCGCGATGAGCGCCGCCAACGTGATCTCGGCCGAACGCGGCCCGACGAACGACCTGCTGGTGCGCCTGCAGGACGACGGTGCCAGCGAGGTCCGCAAGCTGCTCGCCGCGCGCGTGCGCTCCGACCAGGCGCTCGAACGTTTCCGCGCCGGCATCGTGCAGGCGACCGTGCTCGACGATCGCGAACGCAGCAACCTGCTGCATGCACTCGACTCGGTCCGGATCACACTTGCCGATGCGCGTACGGAAGTCGACGCACTCGACGCGCGGCCGCTCGCGACCCGCAGCGTTCACGATATCCAGCACGCGCAGGCACGCCTGTTCCGGATCGTCGACACGCTGTCGCTGCTGATCGACGGTGCAATGACCGACACCGCGATGCGCGACCCGCGCACGTCGGGTGCGATCCTGCTCGCGCGGCTCCTCGGCGATCTCCGCGAATACGCGGGCCGCACGGGCTCGCTGCTCATCGCGCCGATGTTCGCGCGGCAGGCGCTCGATCGCACGCAGTTCGCGGACATCATGCGGATACGCGGCCGCATCGAGCAATTGCGCGCGCTGATCGACGGTTCAATCGGCGCGCAGCTCGACGACCCAGACGTGGCACGCGAATACGCGGAGCTCAACGGGGCCTTCGATGCGCACATCCTGCCGCTCGTCGACGCGACCGTCGCCAGCGGCAAGAACGGCGCCTATGCGATGAGCGCGGCCGACTTTTCCCGCGCGATCGTCCCGCATTTCCGGTCGAGCGAGCTGCTGCGCGATCGCGTGATCGACCTTGCGCGGCGTCGCGCGATCGGCGACCGGCACACCGCCCGGATCAAGGTCGCGTTGTCGGCGTTCGCCACGACGCTGTGCATCGCGATCCTCGCCTCGCTCGCGCGCGGCATGCAGCGGCTGCTGTCGAAGCCGCTCGATGCGCTCGGCCACCGGATCGTCGCGCTCAGCGATGGCGATACGTCGCACGTGGCGATGCCGCGCGGCATCGGGCCCGAGATCACGCGGATCCACGACGCGCTGGAAACGTTGCGCAACGCGACCATCCGCCGCGACATGCTCGAGCGGCAGCGCAACGACATGCTGACGCTGTTCTCGCACGACATGCGCGCCCCGCTGACGTCGCTGATCATCCTGATCGACACGCATGCGCGACGGGTGGGCGAGGCGCAGATGAAGCAGCAGTTCGCGAGAATCGGCAAGCTGGCGCGGCACACGCTGGCGATGGCCGACGGTTTCGCGCAGCTCTCGCGTGCGGAGGCCAGCGATTACGAACGTGTGCCGGTCAACCTCGCCGACCTGATGAACGAGGCACGCGACGCGGTGTGGCCGCTCGCGCACCGGAAATCCATGTCGATCGACGACGTGCCGCGGCGCGACGACGCGATCGTGCTGGGCGACCCGGCGCTGCTGTCGCGCGCGCTGATCAACCTGCTGGACAACGCCATCAAGTACAGCGCATCGCTGACGAGCGTCGAATGCAAAGTCGAGCCCGGTGCCGACGGCAAGACCGTGCGCTGCACGATCCGCGACAGCGGGTGCGGGATCGGCAGCGCCGACCAGACGCGGCTGTTCGAGCGCTACCGGCGCTTTCACACCGCCGGCCAGCCGGAAACCAGCGGCGTCGGGCTCGGCATGGCGTTCGTCAAGGCTGTCGTCGAACGGCACGAAGGCACGATCCACGTGCACAGCGTGGTGCTGCAAGGCACCACGGTCACGATCACGCTGCCGGCCGCGGCGCTGCCGTGA